In the Colletotrichum higginsianum IMI 349063 chromosome 7 map unlocalized unitig_7, whole genome shotgun sequence genome, one interval contains:
- a CDS encoding CFEM domain-containing protein — protein MNTEARNHDDSVHTFVNPFVQLNVGLWCLFTGATVFLALRLWCKITRRHGLWYDDYILMVTWIILLANNTLIVYEFATGYVLEDSTKQWDDRMHILINISSCGTLIGQAWTKTAFGVTLLRMSNQWQRWVLYFCIATMNMYMVAKVIIQWGKVCGSKTYEGDYRLQFCLEKQFRNDFKEGGNGEDLSLPLISRARAHTHRIAVLLFRVKVAVIVVVGSPADSDPTVYNIIMDFVFACFPWLITRTLEMKRAEKVGLCITMSLGMIVAIVSAIRVGWKDEGNDRDPWYIYRNGMSQIWYSSEITGTIIVQCIPILRPILREIHTSLTSKRLESTADGRSTTFGSKLSSGKRISTGAVQNDKLGNERIALREIPEESSDETPPHWKSSSYPRESDSTTSPSEADFKPRPPTAPLPDMWPLSGSEAPNLNLNLNGSSNSGKSLDFEFEPHSNSNSNSHLDLEQGHVQQGLSPPPPPRRFP, from the exons ATGAACACCGAAGCGCGGAACCACGACGACTCTGTACACACTTTTGTGAACCCTTTCGTGCAGTTGAACGTCGGGCTATGGTGCCTCTTTACCGGTGCGACCGTTTTCCTCGCACTGCGCCTATGGTGTAAAATCACGAGACGACACGGGCTGTGGTACGATGATTACATTCTTATGGTGACTTGG ATCATTCTTTTAGCGAACAACACATTGATTGTTTACGAATTCGCGACCGGCTATGTGCTCGAAGACTCGACGAAACAGTGGGACGACCGCATGCACATCCTCATCAACATCTCGTCCTGCGGCACGCTGATCGGCCAGGCGTGGACCAAGACGGCCTTCGGGGTGACGCTCCTGCGCATGAGCAACCAGTGGCAGCGATGGGTCCTGTACTTCTGCATCGCCACGATGAACATGTACATGGTCGCCAAGGTCATCATCCAATGGGGGAAGGTCTGCGGCAGCAAGACCTACGAGGGCGACTACCGGCTCCAGTTCTGTCTCGAGAAGCAGTTCCGCAACGACTTCAAGGAGGGCGGCAATGGTGAGGACTTGTCTCTCCCTTTGatctcgcgcgcgcgcgcgcacacacacagaaTTGCGgttctcctcttccgcgtCAAGGTTGCTGTTATCGTTGTCGTTGGTTCACCGGCTGACTCCGATCCCACAGTTTACAACATCATCATGGACTTCGTCTTTGCGTGTTTCCCATGGTTGATCACCCGCACGCTGGAGATGAAGCGCGCCGAGAAAGTCGGCCTCTGCATCACGATGAGTTTGGGAATGAT CGTCGCTATTGTCTCGGCCATCAGAGTCGGCTGGAAAGACGAGGGCAACGACCGTGACCCTTGGTACATCT ACCGCAACGGCATGTCCCAAATTTG GTACTCGTCGGAAATTACCggcaccatcatcgtccaGTGCATCCCCATCCTGCGCCCGATCCTTCGCGAAATCCACACGTCGCTGACGTCCAAGCGGCTCGAGTCCACGGCGGACGGCCGGAGCACGACGTTTGGCAGCAAGCTCAGCAGCGGCAAGCGGATATCGACCGGCGCCGTCCAGAACGACAAGCTCGGCAACGAGCGCATCGCGCTGCGCGAGATCCCCGAGGAGTCCTCGGACGAGACGCCGCCGCACTGGAAGTCCTCCTCCTACCCGCGCGAGTCCgactcgacgacgtcgccctccGAGGCCGACTTCAAGCCGCGCCCGCCCACCGCGCCGCTGCCCGACATGTGGCCGTTGTCCGGGAGCGAGGCCCCGAACCtcaacctcaacctcaaCGGCTCCTCCAACTCGGGCAAGAGCCTGGACTTCGAGTTCGAGCCCCATTCGAATTCCAATTCGAATTCGCATCTGGATCTGGAACAGGGACACGTCCAGCAGGGACtatcgccgccgccgccgcctcgcagGTTTCCCTAA
- a CDS encoding Integral membrane protein, with amino-acid sequence MSALEAEKDGGSRSSDDFEHMKDQIISDMEMAFGSEAHEGPDSKLKAKVVLRLLQTLGNKDLKQEDLLDMLRHPSYQKSPAVASPYLDDAPDSAERKEILTWLKTTKFAYRHNGPLELLNPTIFTPLVWSAFAIAPMEQLREFRLHETSSIPAMMGFLQGCLPALMNIFLARNPKTGRKKDLDRDNYENIGNKSRRLQGYRKLASERDKNACVLTSAPFPRVCHIIPYSAQMYMQQVETALNSLAFIWGSQVENPIDLLDHEGYEHPRNMISLSCEFHRLWSRAMVALEPVEVARDGTWIIVQVRWMHGSKLDRRRLDKTSREVKQVDIDMDVKDILQPLANEHNVPIRIIDLETQRYIKDGHKFKIKSEDPAFLPSEDLLRLQYNLCRMAALTGAACRDDDLDFDTDLASEQPPSVEAWIEAVENAKKSGEMLDEE; translated from the exons ATGAGCGCGCTAGAGGCCGAGAAAGATGGCGGCTCGCGCTCATCTGATGACTTCGAGCACATGAAGGACCAAATCATCTCGGATATGGAGATGGCATTTGGTTCGGAGGCCCATGAAGGTCCCGATTCGAAGCTTAAGGCCAAGGTTGTACTGAGACTTCTACAAACACTCGGCAACAAAGATTTGAAGCAAGAGGATCTGCTCGATATGCTTCGCCATCCCAGCTACCAAAAGTCACCTGCCGTCGCTTCACCCTACTTGGATGATGCTCCCGACAGTGCAGAGCGCAAGGAGATATTGACTTGGCTCAAGACGACCAAGTTTGCTTATCGTCATAACGGGCCATTGGAGTTGCTCAACCCAACGATTTTCACGCCTTTGGTGTGGTCGGCATTCGCAATCGCTCCTATGGAACAACTCAGAGAATTCCGCCTACACGAGACCAGTTCTATCCCTGCCATGATGGGGTTTCTCCAAGGTTGCCTGCCTGCTCTCATGAACATTT TCCTCGCTAGAAACCCAAAGACGGGAAGGAAGAAGGATTTGGACAGGGACAACTACGAGAACATTGGAAACAAGAGCAGACGCCTCCAGGGCTACAGAAAACTT GCATCCGAGAGGGACAAGAACGCTTGCGTCTTGACCTCTGCGCCATTCCCTAGAGTGTGCCACATCATCCCATACAGCGCGCAGATGTACATGCAACAGGTGGAGACGGCACTCAACTCGCTCGCATTCATTTGGGGATCTCAAGTCGAGAATCCCATCGATCTCCTCGATCACGAAGGCTACGAACATCCTCGCAACATGATCTCCCTGAGCTGTGAGTTTCACAGACTCTGGAGCAGAGCGATGGTGGCTTTGGAGCCAGTCGAGGTTGCCAGAGACGGGACCTGGATCATCGTGCAGGTGCGCTGGATGCACGGCTCAAAgctcgaccgccgccgcctcgataAGACGTCGCGTGAGGTCAAGCAGGTTGATATCGACATGGACGTCAAGGATATCCTCCAGCCTCTCGCCAATGAGCACAACGTGCCTATCCGGATCATCGACCTCGAGACTCAGAGATACATCAAAGACGGGCACAAGTTCAAGATCAAGTCAGAAGACCCCGCGTTTCTCCCTAGCGAGGACCTCCTTCGCCTGCAATACAACTTATGCCGGATGGCAGCATTGACCGGTGCGGCCTGTCGCGATGATGACCTGGATTTCGACACGGACCTCGCGAGCGAGCAGCCCCCAAGTGTGGAGGCTTGGATTGAAGCAGTCGAGAATGCCAAGAAATCGGGCGAAATGTTGGATGAAGAATAG
- a CDS encoding Cell wall glycosyl hydrolase: protein MKPVSALLFATGAAAAVLKRNVDVNEPLAARTIDSWILNNNEPQRDYWYGRAALYTGVEAVYELTKNETLLAWYRSRIDGLVVTENGTIPGFRTDHYSLDDYRIGRNILYWYQRTGEEKYKIAASTIRGMLNNHPRTPTGGFWHRSPIYKNQMWLDGIYMADTFYAHYTSLFDAANTTAWDDIVLQWDKIEEAIRDPVTGLLFHGFDEGKEAVWADDVTGASPLIWNRAVGWYFMSLIEVLDLFPKEHAGYERLLGYYTSLAAALKQAQDPTSNGWWLVMNEPYPGKEGNYFESSSAAMFTWGWLAGLRLGYIDEATYLEPATKAYTHLVTDFITKNCNGTVTWTDTVQVGSLNSNASFEYYVGIPVVDNDTRGVGPYLLAAYEWELRNNISA from the exons ATGAAGCCAGTCTCTgccctcctcttcgccacgggcgccgccgcggccgtgCTCAAGAGGAacgtcgacgtcaacgagCCCCTCGCGGCCCGCACGATCGACTCGTGGATCCTCAACAACAACGAGCCCCAGCGCGACTACTGGTACGGCCGCGCGGCGCTCTAcacgggcgtcgaggccgtctaCGAGCTCACCAAGAACGAGACGCTGCTGGCGTGGTACCGCTCCCgcatcgacggcctcgtcgtcacgGAGAACGGCACGATCCCCGGCTTCCGCACCGACCACTACTCCCTGGACGACTACCGCATCGGCCGCAACATCCTCTACTGGTACCAGCGCACCGGCGAGGAGAAGTACAAGATCGCCGCCAGCACGATCCGCGGCATGCTCAACAACCACCCCCGTACCCCCACCGGTGGTTTCTGGCACCGTTCCCCCATCTACAAGAACCAGATGTGGCTGGACGGCATCTACATGGCTGACACCTTTTACGCGCACTACACGTCCCTCTTCGACGCGGCCAACACGACGGCCTGGGACGATATCGTCCTGCAGTGGgacaagatcgaggaggCGATCCGCGATCCCGTGACGGGCCTGCTCTTCCACGGGTTCGACGAGGGCAAGGAAGCCGTCTGGGCGGACGACGTGACGGGCGCGTCGCCGCTCATCTGGAACCGCGCGGTCGGGTGGTACTTCATGTCCTTGATCGAGGTGCTCGACCTCTTCCCCAAGGAGCACGCCGGGTACGAGCGTCTCCTCGGCTACTACACGtcgctcgcggcggcgctcaAGCAGGCGCAGGACCCGACGTCCAACGGCTGGTGGCTGGTCATGAACGAGCCGTACccgggcaaggagggcaacTACTTCgagagctcgtcggcggccatgTTCACGTGGGGCTGGCTCGCCGGGCTGCGGCTCGGCTACATCGACGAGGCGACGTACCTCGAGCCCGCCACCAAGGCGTACACGCACCTCGTGACCGACTTCATCACCAAGAACTGCAACGGCACCGTTACCTGGACGGACACGGTGCAGGTCGGCTCCCTGAACAGCAATGCTTCGTTCGAG TACTATGTCGGCATTCCCGTCGTTGACAATGACACCCGTGGTGTCGGCCCGTACCTGCTCGCCGCCTACGAGTGGGAGCTCCGCAACAACATCTCGGCATAG
- a CDS encoding Protein kinase domain-containing protein: MHATLVPVHPTTPWRNSIHCKVIGKPSIFIDFGPLIARFKASSYNWSGNRSTDMPKTNENRSPKPHKSSNTRASPNLAVRQAPGTKSHRSAPSRTENNGGGSEADNASRRSHSPSTTQASEPSQGPARRSDSDNNPSKPNLGPSAYIDTYVEYRKRLFIKIFMEKVDEWLDENVCPLEEACDYEEGSSSSSKSSDSTGKKSSGNRSKPLAGSKRQLRGDDQEEDRQGGEDGSRQDRNKKRAKTDVHDDRKRFACPFYKYDPKRYKHHRSCFGPGWTELHRLKEHLFRHHRVFTCSRCFEQFGDDEGLQKHVRARKACVLQDESAHEADPGAGMDRETEKKIRSRKPGKQSNVSRWYEIYSILFPDEVDIESIPSPWYDDPAGSNGNNTLSDSDDLKTQYQHFLRRRIPSMIREELEAEVAKSFNDVGSAMQSRLSTWIRDSAARCAKIFEYIPSPTEAAAQGDPDAAVSKSREGSPVSGPIGLVGAGSFADGEPALVPWPYGFPSLADFDLSFEMPGQDYPAFEQCMHPTLDSAYESGSMGGSSRAWRG, from the exons ATGCACGCAACGCTGGTACCTGTGCATCCTACTACTCCTTGGCGCAACTCCATCCATTGCAAAGTCATCGGGAAGCCTTCGATCTTTATCGACTTCGGCCCATTGATCGCCAGGTTCAAGGCTTCCTCTTACAACTGGTCCGGCAACCGTTCAACGGATATGCCTAAGACAAACGAAAACCGCTCCCCCAAGCCACACAAGTCCTCCAACACTCGAGCCAGTCCGAACCTTGCAGTGAGACAAGCACCA GGAACCAAAAGCCACAGGTCCGCGCCATCTCGGACCGAAAACAACGGGGGAGGAAGCGAGGCGGACAACGCCTCTCGCAG ATCACACTCTCCATCAACAACCCAGGCCTCGGAGCCGTCGCAGGGTCCGGCCAGGCGCTCCGACTCTGACAACAACCCAAGCAAGCCCAACCTCGGGCCCAGCGCGTACATCGACACCTACGTGGAATATCGCAAGAGGCTGTTCATCAAGATCTTTATGGAGAAGGTTGACGAATGGCTCGACGAGAACGTCTGTCCCCTTGAAGAGGCATGCGACTACGAAGAGGGGTCTTCGAGCAGCTCCAAATCTTCAGACAGTacggggaagaagagcagcGGCAACCGGAGCAAGCCTCTGGCCGGGAGCAAGAGGCAGCTGAGAGGGGACgatcaagaagaagaccgCCAGGGAGGCGAGGACGGAAGTCGCCAGGACCGCAACAAGAAGCGCGCAAAGACGGACGTCCACGATGATCGAAAGCGATTCGCGTGCCCCTTTTACAAGTACGACCCCAAGAGATACAAGCACCATCGAAGCTGTTTTGGTCCGGGATGGACCGAACTCCATCGGTTGAA GGAGCATCTCTTCCGTCACCATCGCGTCTTCACGTGCAGCCGCTGCTTTGAGCAgttcggcgacgacgagggtctCCAGAAGCACGTGAGGGCCAGGAAAGCCTGCGTTCTCCAGGACGAGAGCGCCCACGAGGCGGACCCGGGGGCTGGAATGGACcgggagacggagaagaagatcagGTCCCGCAAGCCGGGCAAGCAGAGCAACGTCAGCAGGTGGTACGAGATCTACAGCATTCTCTTcccggacgaggtcgacatTGAGAGTATTCCAAGCCCTT GGTACGACGACCCGGCCGGCTCGAACGGCAACAACACGCTttccgactcggacgacctCAAGACGCAGTACCAGCATTTCCTGCGGCGCCGGATTCCGTCCATGAtccgcgaggagctcgaggccgaggtcgccaagTCGTTCAACGACGTCGGGTCGGCGATGCAGAGCCGGCTGTCGACCTGGATCCGcgactcggcggcgcggtgcGCCAAGATCTTCGAGTACATCCCGTCCCcgaccgaggcggcggcccaGGGCGACCCGGACGCGGCGGTGTCCAAGTCGCGCGAGGGCTCGCCGGTCTCGGGCCCCatcggccttgtcggcgccgggtctttcgcggacggcgagccCGCGCTTGTCCCGTGGCCGTACGGCTTCCCTTCGCTGGCGGATTTCGACCTCTCCTTCGAGATGCCGGGGCAAGACTACCCGGCGTTCGAGCAGTGCATGCACCCGACCCTGGACTCCGCTTACGAGTCTGGCAGCATGGGCGGTTCCTCCCGGGCTTGGAGGGGATAG